The Vicugna pacos chromosome 5, VicPac4, whole genome shotgun sequence genome includes the window CGCCGCAACATCGCCCGGATGCCCAGCGGTTGCTAGGATACCGCGGACCGTTACGCCGGCGCGGACTGATGACGCGTATGTGGCTTCCGGTCCTTGGCGCTTCCTTCCAGCCTAAGCAGGTCAATCAGGAGTCCCGGCTGGCCCACCTGGGTCTCTTCGCACCGTGACCGGGAGTGGGATCTGCAAGGGGTGAGCTGGGACCTCGCACCTGCCCCCGGAACTACCCCATGCCCTGCCTTTGTGGCCTGACGGGCGTGGGATTGGGGGCCGCCCAAAGGAAGGACAGGCCTGGGAGTCGCCTCGGGGCCTAAGGCTTTGAGGCATCTGACCCCAGCCTTTTTGGAGCCGGCGTCGCCAGGGCTCTTTTGTCTAAATTCCGAGACCTGCGCCTGAACGCTCCACGTTGGCACTTCAGGGCGCTTCTGGATTGTGCCCGGCCCGCGACCCTGCCGTTCTTTTCCTTCCAGCATGATCCGCTGGACCCCCCGCGCCTTGCCTGAAAAACACCACTCAACCTGGACGAACCCTTTGGCAGCCTCCGACCGTCCTTGAGGAGGATGACTGAGACACAATGGGCCACGCGCTGTGTGTTTGCTCTCGGGAAACTGTCATCATTGACAATAAGCGCTACCTCTTCATCCAGAAACTGGGGGAGGGGTGAGTGTTTGGAAATCACTTAGCTAGTCCCCAGGTTATGGTCTTTGAAGGACAGCAGTTTGCACATGATAGGGGCACGAAGGTTTTATCCCTAGCCTTTAACTCACCTGTCAGAGCCCATCTATGTGGTGGTCAAGAAAGTGGAttgtggagccaggcctcctAGATACACCATGTATGACCTTTATAAACCgtagtttcttcatctgcttaTTGAAACTAATTATGCTTCACTGGCTgggctgtgaggatgaaatgagatgatgcatATTAAATGCCTTACCTACTGCCTGGCTCATAGCACTTGATAAATGTTGACTATTACTTGTTTAATATTTCTTGACCATCTGTCATATGCATAGCACTGTGTTATGACCATAGGACCTCAAAGATAACTATGTTCCTGCTCTTGAGCTCAAAATTTAATCTACAGGCTTTTAGAGCCACACCGTGGGATAGTTGCTACTGAATGGGAAAGAcgccccctcccttctccctagGGAATTCCCCTGGGTCCAAGCAGTGTGGGAGATGACCATAGTCCTTCACTGACCCCTTTGGCCCACAGTGGGTTCAGCTATGTGGACCTAGTGGAGGGGTTACATGATGGACAGTTCTACGCCCTGAAGCGAATCCTGTGTCATGAGCAGCAGGACCGAGAGGAGGCCCAACGAGAAGCAGACATGCATCGCCTCTTCCATCACCCCAACATTCTTCGCCTTGTGGCTTATTGTCTGAGGGAGCGAGGCACTAAACATGAGGCCTGGCTGCTGCTACCCTTCTTTAAGGTCAGAAAGTTTCCTGGCTGTGGAGGGGGTTACAACAGAGCCACCTTCCAAAGGCTGTGTAAGCAGTCAAGCACGTTAGGAAACTTAGGCTGTGTCCTGGTTTGAGTACTTCAGATTTGGGGTCTAGGGAATCCAGATGGGACTGTGGGATGTGTAGTGAAAGGGTTGATAGGCTTTGACATAGGGAAAGGATCGGGCTTAGGGAGCAGAGGCTTAAAAATCATCAACTGTGGGGAAACTTGTTTTGCAGAGAGGTACACTGTGGAATGAGATAGAAAAGCTGAAGGACAAAGGCAACTTCTTGACTGAAGAGCAAATCCTTCGGCTGCTGCTGGGTGTCTGCAGAGGCCTTGAGGCTATTCATGCCAAGGGTTATGCCCACAGGTCAGTGGGAGGCTCCTGTGTACTTGATGGGTAGAAAGGAAGAGCATCATCAAGAGAAATGGGAGGTCTCTGCTTTCCTCCCAAGGAACAGCTCCCTTGATTCTTTTGCACCCCTAGGATTCCATCCTCCTTGTTCAAAGATGCTCATGGGTCATTTCTCCTTCCCTGCAGGGACCTGAAGCCCACCAATATCTTGCTTGGAGATGAGGGGCAGCCAGTTTTAATGGACTTGGGTTCCATGAATCAAGCATACATCCATGTGGAGGGGTCCCGCCAAGCTCTGACCCTACAGGTAAGAGTCTCTGGGTTCCTTTGCCCACCTGTTCCCCATCCTCAACCCCTTTTGGTGCATTCCCCAATTTGGTCATGTGACCATGATTTGTGCCCCACTTTTGAACTCTGGGGCCACTGTTCCAGGACTGGGCAGCCCAGCGGTGCACCATCTCTTACCGAGCCCCGGAGCTTTTTTCCGTGCAGAGTCACTGTGTCATCGATGAGCGAACTGATGTCTGGGTGAGGAGCATGTAGGTGGGAATCTGGGTGGGGAGGAATACCACTGTGTACCTGCTGTGGAGTTGAGGAGCAGGCCTTTGGTTTGTAGTGCATGGGGCCCCAGGAACCATGTATGTCCCCATCCCCCCTTGACTTCCTTCCTGGGAACTGTCACTGACACTGTACACAGTTACTCAGGAAGTGGTATAATCCCCACCCTTTGAACAGGGTGAGTACAGCTAAGTGTCAGGGCTGCAGAGGCCTCCAGCTAACTTTCTCCGGGCTCTGGTGGTGTCATGTGGCTGGGGTTGGCATATTCTTTTTAGCTATTGTAGTCTCCTTTCACTACAGAATTAAGAGGAGAGCTTATCACCTCCATTAGTCCCCTTCCAATGAATAACCAAGTTATGCTCAGTCCCTAGGTTGTGTTCTATATGCCATGATGTTTGGGGAAGGCCCTTATGACATGGTGTTCCAGAAGGGTGACAGTGTGGCCCTTGCTGTGCAGAACCAGCTCAGCATCCCGCAGAGCCCCAGGTGAGCAAGGAAAGGAGCAGCAAGCACTTCAGGCTTCTCCCTGCCATTAGCAGGGTTGGAGCCATAGCTGCTCTCGTCaccctgtcctcctcctcctacagGCATTCTTCAGCCTTGCGGCAGCTGCTGACCCTAATGATGACTGTGGACCCCCAGCAGCGTCCTCacattcctttccttctcagtcaGTTGGAGGCACTGCAGCCCCCAGCTCAGGGCCAGGACACTACCCAAATCTGAACAAACCAGTGACCATATAGAGGTGTCCCCTCTGCCTTGGGAAGGATTCCCATCCCTCAGTGGAATCCCCATCCATTCTATCCAGGACAACTCTCTTGTAGTTGTGGGCAGCTGGGGGTAGAGACAGCTCAGTATTCTGTCTCTGCTTCTGTTCTCTTACCCCCAAGAGCAACAACTGGAAAGGCAGCCTGACTGGGTAGGAGTGGGAAAGGGTGGGAATGGGGAGAGGGAAACTGATAGAATCTGGTAAAGGCTCTGAGCAGGACTGCTGAGCTTACATCGTGATCTGCCTCCAAATCTGGGAGCAGGAGAATGTATTCATAGAAGAATAAAGCAAAAGCAGTTTGGTGTGGTCTTAATCTCATTGTTCCTGGAGTGAGAGAAGAGGTGCATGGGGCCCGAAGTCTGGTTTCCATTTCCAAGGGCAGAGCCTAGATTGAAGAGGGACTGGCAGAGAGCCAGGAACAGTGTGACTTCATCATCCTACATATGGAGGCACATGTCCTTACCTTGGATCTGGCTGGTTGGCAGTGGGCAAGTCTtctcctgtcttcttagtcacagACTTAAAGCTGCTCTGGCTTGAGCTGGCTTCTATGCCAAGAATTGGGACCAAGGCCCCCTAAAAGCACACTCAACTCTTACTTTCCTTCCCTCATTCCCAGGGCTGGGAGGCTTAGTCAAAGCAGCCCAGCCGGTTTGCCAGGCAAGGGCTTCTGGGTGGAGACGCCTGAGGAAGCTTTGAGACAGCTGCATAACAGGTCTCCAGCCTCAGCCTAGGAGCAAGGGGAGTGGAGGTGGCAGCCATTTTGGCCCAGAGTCTCTCCCAGATGGTTGTAGTTCACATACGACTAATGGTTAATGGTTAATGAGGCCAGTGTGGTGTGGCAGTATCCAGCTGCCACTTCCTGCCTACTCTGCTGAGTAAACAGGGGCCCTGCCTTTGCTGAGCTTGAAACCTGTTCCCCCAGGAAGGGCACTGTGTCCGTGAATCaccagggaggggaggcaggggcagggttgGCATCTTCTGCTCCTGAGATTGAagcttcccctcccccccactgTGCCCACCCCCACATGCTGACGTCAGTGTGGGTCCTGGGGTGCCTATTAGCAAAGATGAAATTTTCCCCAAGGCCCTAGTAGGAGGCTCCCACCAGCTAGCACAGAGGCTGAGGCCAGAAAGAAAGCACAAACAGAGGGGAGATGACCTGACTTTTAATGGCATTGCTCTAGGCCCCAGCAAAGCAGCGGGACGGATAGTAAGCTTTGCAAAGCTGCTGGGAGGTGCAGTGACACAAACAACTCCAGGAGATCACCCGTGTTTCCTCCCATCCCCCAAGCATATGACTAGGCTCCTTGCCCAGGAACTCTGGGCCAGCTCAGCCCTACTCCCAAGCCCTTATAACACAGAGATGCCTGGGCCAAGCATTGCTTCCAGAGTCAGTGAATGCAGAGCAGCAAGAAGAATAGGGTAGCAGTCTAACTCAAATACAGAAACTGCTGGGCTTAAACTCCTACTTGGAAAGGAAGTGAAGCCTCATGTCCTTTAACAGCTGGACAGGTCCAAGATTCAGTCCTCATCTCCCCCCTATCCTGGTTGCCCCTCGGATCATACATGGGGTCATGTTTCCTGGGCGTGGCGAGGGTCCCTTGGCAGGTCTCACCTTCAGCCATGGAAGGGAAGAAGGTCATGAGCAGCAAATAGTGAgggcagcagcagaagcagcagcagcagcagcagcagcagcacaaaTAGGGAAGGCAGCAGAAGCTTACGCACTCACAGAGGGGACAAGAAACCGTGCAAGGAGACTGTTTATTTCGAAAGGATTTTGCAATAAACATAGTGAGTAGGCTCCAGGCAGCTGTTCTATTCTTCtccctcatcctcatcctcataGGAATCGATGCCTACTTCCTCGTAATCCTTCTCCAGGGCAGCCATATCCTCCCGGGCCTCGGAGAACTCACCTTCCTCCATGCCCTCGCCCACATACCAGTGCACAAACGCCCTCTTGGCATACATCAGGTCGAACTTGTGGTCCAGGCGGGCCCAGGCCTCGGCAATGGCAGTCGTGTTGCTCAGCATGCACACGGCTCGCTGCACCTTGGCCAGGTCACCCCCAGGCACCACAGTGGGTGGCTGGTAGTTGATACCAACCTTGAAGCCTGTGGGGCACCAGTCCACGAACTGAATACTGCGCTTGGTCTTGATGGCAGCAATGGCAGCATTGACATCCTTGGGTACCACATCTCCACGGTACAGCAGGCAACAGGCCATGTACTTGCCATGACGGGGATCACACTTCACCATCTGGTTGGCAGGCTCAAAGCAGGCATTGGTGATCTCTGCCACTGACAGCTGCTCGTGGTAGGCCTTCTCTGCAGAGATGACTGGCGCATAGGTGGCCAGGGGGAAGTGGATGCGAGGGTAGGGCACCAGGTTGGTCTGGAACTCTGTCAGGTCCACGTTGAGGGCTCCGTCGAAGCGCAGGGAGGCTGTGATGGAGGAGACGATTTGGCTGATGAGGCGGTTGAGGTTGGTGTAGGTGGGGCGCTCGATGTCCAGGTTGCGGCGGCAGATGTCATAGATGGCTTCGTTGTCCACCATGAAGGCACAGTCTGAGTGCTCCAGGGTGGTGTGGGTGGTCAGGATGGAGTTGTAGGGCTCGACCACAGCTGTGGACACCTGCGGGGCTGGGTAGATGGAGAATTCCAGCTTGGATTTCTTGCCATAGTCAACAGAAAGCCGCTCCATCAGGAGTGAGGTGAAGCCAGAGCCGGTGCCCCCTCCAAAGCTGTGGAACACCAGGAAGCCCTGAAGTCCTGTGCACTGGTCAGACtgaaaggcaagaaagaaaagagcaatATAGGTAGGGGAGGGGCCTGAGGAACTCTCATCTCTGGCTCCATAAAAGCCTAAAATATCTCAGGAGTCAGGGCAAAGGCAATGAGTATTCCATAGCCACAGCATGCTCTGGGACATGTACTACTAGAGATGACCCCTTGAAATAGATCTGAAAAAAAGATGTTCCTGACCATTACCATCATCTCAAAAGCTTTCTCCCTTCCATCCCAGATTCTCACCAGCTTGCGGATCCGGTCCAGTACTGGGTCAATGATTTCTTTGCCAATGGTATAGTGACCACGGGCATAGTTGTTAGCGGCATCCTCTTTCCCAGTGATGAGCTGCTCTGGGTGGAAGAGCTGCCGATATGGGCCATTTCGGATCTCATCTGGAAGGGCATAAACCACATCATTAGGGCATGAACTACAAGGCTGTGTGTGTTCAGCATGGACCTCCCTCCCCAAGCCTGGTAGCCGTGGTCAGATATATGGAAGAGCTCATCCTTCTGCCTGCCTGAGATACAATGTATGAGAGAAACCCAGACCTGCTGCCTAGGCCAGCCTGTGATCAGCTTGCCTTCTTTAGCTTCCAGCAGGGTAAGGGGTTCTCAGGGCCAGGAAAGTCAGATCTAGACACCTTATCTCCAGAAAGAAGCTTAGAGTCACTTTACATTCCCCTAAATTCCACCTCCTCTTCTCACCAATTACAGTGGGCTCCAAATCCACAAAAACTGCCCGGGGCACATGCTTTCCAGCGCCAGTTTCACAGAAGAAGGTGGTGAAGGAGTCATCCCCTCCACCGATGGTCTTGTCACTGGGCATCTGCCCATCCGGCTGAATCCCATGTTCCAGACAGTAGAGCTCCCAGCAGGCATTGCCCATCTGGACACCTGCCTGCCCCACATGGACTGAAATGCATTCACGCTGAGGAATAAAGAGAGGGGACACAGCATAAGCCCCACATACATAAGTCCTTATCTCATGAGCCTCTCTCCCACCCTAACACTTACTAGCTAGGATGACTCAGTTGGCAAAGTGGAGGCTTGGGGCTGGGCAGAGGTCAGAAGAGGCTGGCACCCTGCCCAGGCTCCCCTGCATACGACTTTCCAACTGGAGACACCCAGGAGGGCAGACCAATCCCTCAGCTTACTTCTCCGTGGGGACCGTGTCAAGTAAGAACTATGGCTCCACATGACCCTGCCACATTCATAGGACACTTGGGGAGGACAGAGAGGGCAAGTGCATAAGAGACAGGCAGACACTGCAGTAACTGAGAGAAGGGCAAGTGATTTTTCAGCTGTTCCCAATCCCTACTCCCACAAACCAGCTTCTCAAAAGCCTGAGAAGGAACAGAAGGATTTCCAGAGCTATGAATTTATAGCTTGAGGTCCCCCACTTGATTCTTTGCTTTGAGGAAGAGCAACTACAATTTCATATAACCCTCTCCCCCTTTCATTCTTGTGGGCTGCAGAAGTGTCTCAGCCTTTCAGTCTGGCATTGACTGACCACACTGGCCATCAGGATGCCCTCCCCCCAACTTTAAATCCCATCTGGCTCTGGGGATCAATCCCATCTGGCTGCTCTTCCCATCTCCACTCCCACCCTCTAGGTGTCTTCACCACCTTCATCCACTGCGGAGCCCTCCCCAAAATAGCAGAGAGCAAAGACGGCAGGCACCTGCAATAAGGGTTGTGAGCACTGGGGAACTAGGCTCATCCCTGCCAGTCTGAAAAATTAACCTCTGAAGAGCCAAAGTGGTGCAGCGCAGGCCGGCTTAGCCTCCCTTTTCGACACCGAAATGGCGGGGTGACGGTTTGCAAATACTCAGAGAAGGAAGCGGAACCTACGGGGAGGCCCCAGAGGTAACCCGCCTTGCCCTGGACAGATTGAGCGCCATCCTGTATCCTGGCCCAGCATTCTCCCCACTTCTAGATTCTTTCCAGTTACATCCAAGCGGAAAGCGAGGATTGGATTTCGGCCCCCGTCCCTGGGCTATAAATACCACTCCTCTACACAcacctctttcccctccccccaacctgGCCTCTGCCCGCGCGCTCTCGCTCAGCTCCAGCTGTCTCTGCCCGTCCGCGCACTCGGGCTCCTGTTGGAGAGGGTCTGGCTCGCTTCACGAGGCCGTACCCCATTCTCGCCACCCCTCCAAGCTCAGAAGCGGGGTGCTGAGTCATGGTGAGGCGCTGTGGTTAGGAGGGATGCACACGCAGTCGAAGAAAAAGAGGATGCTGGACCAAGTAATCTGACCCCCTCCCACCTTCTTGCACTAAGCACGTGTTCAGTCAGTTCCAGGGACACGGGAGTGAGGGGGAGGCTAAAGGTGGAGGGCAACCAAACGGGTCTCCCTCGCTGGCGGAAAGGACTGAGCGCGGGACCGCGTGACTCCCCTCAGGAGGGTTGGGGCGCAAATGCTTGGTGGAGCAGGAGGGGATTCCAGGAGGACGCGTCTCTACTAGTGACGAATCCCACCCCACTCCTCAGCCTCCAAAAGTGGACATCGCGGCTCAGCCGAAGACACcgggagggggttggggggatgtAAGCCCCCcatccccgccacacacacacttcctcgAGACCTGGAACTCTGGATGGAGGACACCGAGCATGTTGGGAGGGAGGATCCCCGAAGGAGAGGGGCAATTAGAGGATCGGACTGATGCCGGCAGGGCGGCACTCACCATGGTGAGTCCGGGCGGTGGGTCTCACGTAGAGTCCGGGTGACGGGTCTCAGTGAGAACTGCGCTAGCTGCAGTGCCGCACCGCTCTTATatgcggggggggggcgggccTGTGCGATCCGACCGCCCACTAGGTGCTGTGCGGCCCAGAGGCCACGCCCCCGAAGGGTAGGTTGCTGGGAGAGGTGGGGCCAGGGAGAGTCCCCTCCCCCGGACGTGCCTGCGTCCCTCACCTGTCGGACGTGGGTTAGAAGTAGCGATGGGATCTTTAACCCTTCGCTCCCGGTTTTGAGCTGACACTCAGGGCTCCTGAGCTCCGCTGTTGGGACCCAGGGCGCGGTGCCAGGGCGTGTCTGCCTGCACCTGCGTCATGGGGGCACTTGTCGCTCAGGTGTTCTGACTTAGGCCGGGTGCTGTAGAGGctgtttttccaaagtggctgcagccAGCCTTCGCTGGTGCCCTCCCCTCCGCGCCTCCCTGGAAGCTCTGGCTGGCTGCCTGGCTCCGGTTCGCTGGTGCCCTCCCCGCCGCGCCTCCCTGGAGGCTCTGGCCGGCTGCCTGGCTCCGGCCCACACCCTGGGAACCCCTTATAACCGCATGCGGCCTGCTTGTCCCCGGCCGGTACGGCTGGCCTTCGCCAACTCCGGTGGGCGGCCGAGGACAGAGAGCTGCACAACCTGAGCCCCAGGGTGCCCATCCCTTAGGCTGCTCCACAGAGCTGAGCCCCACAGTCTGTCTTCGAGGGCTCACTCACAAAATCTGTTCCTGCTCGCCGGCTGCCCGCCGGTTAGTGGTCCCGTCATCAGCACCGTCACAATTAGCAGGCCCTTGCCGCCGCCGCCTGCTCGCTTTCCTGCTGCCAGAACCGCAGAGCTCTGGACTGAAGCCCTCAAGGCCTGGATTCGCATTCTCACTACcctatatgaccttgggcaagtgacttaaactCACTGAATTTTTGGTATCTTCACCGGTGAAAAGGAGACAGTGATTCCACCCTGAAAGCATTGTGAAGTATTATAGTGTTTGCTgactctgaagaagaaaaaagaaaatggagattctGACATCATGGCTAATTTTGACTTTCCCATCCCCTTGGTCCCTAAGCCACAGGCAGGATCTGCGACCTGCATCTCAATGCCCTCAGCATTCAGGCAGAGGCCTCAGCTGAAGCTGTTCCttcattctacattttatttccttttcttgcaagAATGGGCTTTTCAACCTACTTCTGCTTTACCTGACATGTGTTGCGCTTTCTAGCTGTCTCCTTTCACTGGGAAATCGTCAGAAGTGCCTTATGTGCCTATTGTCATGGTCTTAAGAAACCTGTCTCCCAGGCTAGTCGCTTGGAAGATTCACATGCCTCTCCTACCATCGTGTTTTCTAGGGCCAGGGCTGCCTGACAATACAACACAATGGGATAAAATAACTATTAATGAACAACTTTCTGTTAATGAAATAGCTAATTGACACCTTTCTTAGGCAAGGCAGGGAAAGGAATACAATGAAATATGACAAGTTCTCTTTTTCCAGTAGACTTGTCATATGGTTGGGAGAAcaagacatttatttaaaaaaacaaaactggcaaCGGCATATAGTGAGGCTGCTTTGGAAACTGGGGTCATGGTCTCTACAGAATAAGGAGCCCTGGTGATTACAGAACATATGGCCTCTTGCAAGCTTCCTTGGTCCTCTTTTTCCCTTGTGCATCCCAACCCCAGCAGAATGAGTATTTTAGGAGACTTGAGCTATCTCAGGCCAAACTCTAAACCTCTTTGCCCTTCAGGTTCAGCTTCTTCCtttgtaaaactgggataataaCTTTGGACTGTGAGGATCAGATGATGTGTACTGAGAGATGTGTACATACACAGCAAAGCACTGTGGGGCAGGGGATATAGCTTaatggtggagcacatgcttagcatgcatagtGCATAGCTGTCTGGACTCTTAGAgcattttctgcatttattttagtGTATGTAGCACACGATGCTGCAGTTACTCATATACATGTCCATCTTACTAGATGGCGACTTTGTTGAAGGTAAGCATTGTGTCTTACCCATTTTTGGGTCCCTAGTTTGTAGTATGGTGCTTAGCACATGGTAAACATTTGCAAAGTGTGTGTCAGATGAATTGTTTCACTACAAAGATGGGGCTAAAATTAGAGGAGAAACCTAGGAAACCAGAAGTTGCAAATTAGCAGCCTGGAGGCCAAATTCCCTCTCAGAAATGTTTTGTTGGCCCTCACAGTTTTAACCCCCAttgagtttagaatatggaaaaaatcaGGAATTGTCTTTGTTTGGGGCATTCCCAAGACCACCCCCCATATTAGGAGATTTGCTAGATGGACTCACAGCTAAGGTCTTTTACAGTGATAGAGGAACAATACACAGCTggataataaaggaaaaacacaCAAGCAGAGGCTAAGGGGCTATATGCCCTCTCCCTCCCATAAAGGCGCACACAATGTACTCTTCCTCCAAAATGAAAATGGAGCAACATTTCCCTGC containing:
- the STK16 gene encoding serine/threonine-protein kinase 16 isoform X1; this encodes MGHALCVCSRETVIIDNKRYLFIQKLGEGGFSYVDLVEGLHDGQFYALKRILCHEQQDREEAQREADMHRLFHHPNILRLVAYCLRERGTKHEAWLLLPFFKRGTLWNEIEKLKDKGNFLTEEQILRLLLGVCRGLEAIHAKGYAHRDLKPTNILLGDEGQPVLMDLGSMNQAYIHVEGSRQALTLQDWAAQRCTISYRAPELFSVQSHCVIDERTDVWSLGCVLYAMMFGEGPYDMVFQKGDSVALAVQNQLSIPQSPRHSSALRQLLTLMMTVDPQQRPHIPFLLSQLEALQPPAQGQDTTQI
- the STK16 gene encoding serine/threonine-protein kinase 16 isoform X2; translated protein: MGHALCVCSRETVIIDNKRYLFIQKLGEGDLKPTNILLGDEGQPVLMDLGSMNQAYIHVEGSRQALTLQDWAAQRCTISYRAPELFSVQSHCVIDERTDVWSLGCVLYAMMFGEGPYDMVFQKGDSVALAVQNQLSIPQSPRHSSALRQLLTLMMTVDPQQRPHIPFLLSQLEALQPPAQGQDTTQI
- the TUBA4A gene encoding tubulin alpha-4A chain; the protein is MRECISVHVGQAGVQMGNACWELYCLEHGIQPDGQMPSDKTIGGGDDSFTTFFCETGAGKHVPRAVFVDLEPTVIDEIRNGPYRQLFHPEQLITGKEDAANNYARGHYTIGKEIIDPVLDRIRKLSDQCTGLQGFLVFHSFGGGTGSGFTSLLMERLSVDYGKKSKLEFSIYPAPQVSTAVVEPYNSILTTHTTLEHSDCAFMVDNEAIYDICRRNLDIERPTYTNLNRLISQIVSSITASLRFDGALNVDLTEFQTNLVPYPRIHFPLATYAPVISAEKAYHEQLSVAEITNACFEPANQMVKCDPRHGKYMACCLLYRGDVVPKDVNAAIAAIKTKRSIQFVDWCPTGFKVGINYQPPTVVPGGDLAKVQRAVCMLSNTTAIAEAWARLDHKFDLMYAKRAFVHWYVGEGMEEGEFSEAREDMAALEKDYEEVGIDSYEDEDEGEE